In a genomic window of Dyadobacter fermentans DSM 18053:
- a CDS encoding FecCD family ABC transporter permease produces the protein MLTETVNEREATKAETFQKHILPSSMAKMVWILGAILLACVILAACTGALSISLRELWQIIAMELGWISETQVEEQKSVVFWVIRLPRVCLAVLIGAALGIAGASLQGLFRNPIADATLIGVTSGASLFAVFVIMLNVKYFGMLNELAGAYGISFVSFLGAACTTLLVYQLSKITSDGGVATLLLCGIAINAFVGAVTGLMTYLADDAQLRNITFWNLGSLGGASWTAVMAVAPFVGISVIFMPYLSKALNLLVLGESQAASLGVNMKLLKRQVIILATLGVGASVAVAGSIGFVGLIVPHIIRTLFGPNHRTLIIGSAIAGAIVLTLADTLSRTIVAPSELPIGILTGMLGTPFFIYILWEQKRKRL, from the coding sequence ATGCTGACAGAAACGGTAAACGAGCGGGAAGCAACGAAAGCGGAGACCTTTCAAAAGCACATTTTGCCCTCATCAATGGCGAAAATGGTGTGGATTCTCGGCGCTATCCTGCTGGCATGCGTGATCCTGGCAGCCTGCACCGGCGCATTGTCCATCTCCCTGCGCGAGCTCTGGCAGATCATCGCGATGGAGCTCGGCTGGATTTCCGAAACACAGGTCGAGGAGCAGAAGTCCGTCGTTTTCTGGGTCATCCGCCTGCCGCGGGTATGCCTGGCGGTGCTCATAGGCGCTGCGTTGGGCATTGCGGGCGCATCACTGCAAGGGCTTTTCCGCAACCCTATTGCCGACGCCACGCTCATCGGGGTTACTTCCGGCGCGTCGCTTTTCGCTGTTTTTGTAATTATGCTCAACGTTAAATATTTCGGAATGCTGAACGAGCTCGCGGGCGCGTACGGCATTTCGTTCGTTTCGTTTCTCGGCGCGGCATGCACGACATTGCTGGTGTACCAGCTCTCCAAAATCACCAGCGACGGCGGCGTGGCCACATTGCTGCTCTGCGGCATCGCGATCAATGCATTTGTAGGCGCGGTGACGGGCCTCATGACGTACCTGGCCGACGATGCCCAGCTTCGCAACATCACATTCTGGAACCTGGGCAGCCTGGGCGGCGCCAGCTGGACCGCCGTGATGGCCGTAGCGCCGTTTGTCGGAATTTCCGTCATTTTTATGCCCTATCTTTCCAAAGCATTGAACCTGCTCGTACTCGGCGAAAGTCAGGCAGCCAGCCTGGGCGTGAACATGAAATTGCTGAAACGGCAGGTGATTATCCTCGCAACGCTGGGCGTAGGCGCGTCCGTAGCCGTGGCGGGGAGCATTGGTTTTGTAGGACTGATCGTACCGCACATTATACGCACATTGTTCGGGCCTAACCACCGGACGCTGATTATCGGGTCGGCAATTGCGGGCGCCATTGTGCTCACATTGGCCGACACCCTCTCCCGCACCATCGTAGCGCCATCCGAACTGCCGATAGGCATTCTGACGGGCATGCTCGGCACGCCGTTTTTCATTTATATTTTGTGGGAACAAAAACGGAAGCGGCTATGA
- a CDS encoding heme/hemin ABC transporter substrate-binding protein, with protein MQSVSRLLIGLIILLFAAGHGNARALRIVSANGTLSEILVGLGLEKQIVGVDVTSTYPASLEKLPKIGHNRTIAAEGILALNPDVIIYTNQSMLSPAVVKQLSGSGKKLVEFKHDYSKEGAIRLIREVGTYFNANAQAEKMVKALQADLAKIPAPANPKKLLFIYARGTGTLMVSGTGTSLDKMFALAGHKNAVGGFTDFKPLTAESLIAANPDVLVLFSSGLESLEGMDGLLKVPGVANTSAGKNRRIVTMDGQFLTGFGPRLGKAAAELSQKVK; from the coding sequence ATGCAGTCGGTTTCGAGGTTATTGATTGGCTTGATAATCCTGCTCTTCGCGGCGGGACACGGTAATGCGCGGGCGCTCCGCATCGTATCGGCAAATGGAACGCTAAGCGAAATCCTGGTGGGACTTGGCCTGGAAAAACAGATCGTGGGCGTGGATGTGACCAGTACTTACCCCGCTTCCCTCGAAAAGCTCCCGAAAATCGGGCATAACCGCACCATTGCGGCCGAAGGCATCCTGGCGCTGAACCCGGATGTGATTATTTATACCAATCAGAGCATGCTATCCCCTGCCGTGGTGAAGCAGCTCAGCGGCAGCGGCAAAAAACTGGTCGAGTTCAAGCATGATTATTCCAAAGAGGGCGCCATCAGGCTCATTCGCGAGGTAGGCACTTATTTCAATGCCAATGCGCAAGCCGAAAAGATGGTAAAAGCATTGCAGGCCGATCTGGCGAAAATTCCTGCTCCGGCAAATCCTAAAAAATTGCTCTTCATCTACGCCCGGGGCACGGGCACATTAATGGTTTCGGGCACAGGCACTTCGCTCGACAAAATGTTTGCATTGGCAGGACATAAGAATGCTGTGGGCGGCTTCACAGATTTTAAACCGCTCACTGCCGAATCGCTCATCGCCGCCAATCCCGACGTACTCGTGCTGTTTTCCAGCGGACTGGAAAGCCTCGAAGGCATGGACGGCCTGCTGAAAGTGCCTGGCGTAGCCAACACCAGTGCGGGCAAAAACCGCCGGATCGTGACCATGGACGGCCAGTTCCTCACCGGCTTCGGGCCGCGGCTCGGCAAGGCAGCCGCCGAACTTTCCCAAAAAGTAAAATAG
- a CDS encoding heme ABC transporter ATP-binding protein, with protein sequence MMEVRNAGFEVKGRKLLENVSFSVKPGEFWAIIGANGAGKSTLIKLLSAEQPATSGSVHFHDRDLRKYKLKELATKRAVLSQQNNIALSFTAQEIVLMGRYPFYDADLSQRDLAIVDMCLKKVGIGHLKSRLYPTLSGGEQQRVQLARALAQVWEIENGLLLLDEPTTGMDLLHQYETFQLAKELTRKHFAVVAVVHDLNQALQYADRVLMLKNGRPHAIGTPETVLTEQAIHEAFGLPVQIIQPDTTPYPVIVPQASVSYQIP encoded by the coding sequence ATGATGGAGGTAAGGAATGCCGGATTTGAAGTAAAAGGCCGCAAACTGCTGGAAAATGTCAGTTTTTCGGTCAAACCTGGGGAATTCTGGGCGATTATCGGGGCTAATGGCGCCGGAAAATCGACATTAATCAAGCTGCTTTCCGCAGAGCAGCCAGCCACGTCCGGCTCGGTGCATTTCCACGACCGCGACCTTCGAAAGTATAAACTGAAAGAGCTGGCTACCAAACGGGCGGTGCTATCCCAGCAAAACAACATTGCATTATCCTTCACGGCGCAGGAAATTGTGCTGATGGGCCGCTATCCGTTTTACGACGCCGATCTATCGCAGCGCGACCTGGCGATCGTAGATATGTGCCTTAAAAAAGTCGGCATCGGCCATTTGAAAAGTCGTTTGTACCCGACCTTATCCGGCGGCGAACAGCAGCGCGTGCAGCTTGCGCGGGCGCTCGCCCAGGTGTGGGAGATCGAAAACGGCCTGCTGCTGCTCGATGAACCCACTACCGGAATGGACCTTTTGCATCAGTACGAGACATTCCAGCTTGCCAAGGAACTGACACGCAAGCATTTCGCGGTGGTAGCCGTCGTTCACGACCTGAACCAGGCGTTGCAATATGCCGACCGCGTGCTGATGCTCAAAAACGGACGCCCGCATGCCATCGGCACACCTGAGACCGTGCTCACCGAGCAGGCCATTCACGAAGCTTTCGGGCTGCCGGTGCAGATTATCCAACCGGACACGACGCCTTACCCGGTAATAGTGCCCCAGGCCTCTGTTTCGTACCAAATTCCCTGA